One window of Methanobacterium alkalithermotolerans genomic DNA carries:
- a CDS encoding PAS domain S-box protein gives MEKDNYLGEIKSFSTLEDDLNSLKPHQHIALLYNNPREWKETIIPFIKWGLEKGEKCVYIRDSSQDNKLQEYLKKEGVEVNFCEKSGQLVILDESEAYTKDGDFNSDTRIHLIKTEAQIAKDKGFKALRICGEMSWVLHDQSGLDRLMEYESQLNQNFTSKYPSLAICQFDMQKFDPEIIKGVIMTHPYLINGGEIYKNFYHVPAHEFQDTPLAEKEVEIWLNNIKREHKIRLREELYAEVLSKSSQAFVIGLSDGKILFNNPAFNELVGYSPDEIKSLNWDKDLTSPECRHQEKIILQEMEKTGLPVRYEKEYLKKDGTRVPIEILTHPSYNHEGELKYYYSFINDISSRKKVEEELLISENKYHTLFDNAESGIFLIRDGFFMECNQKVLEIFGVLEENILGKTPADFSPPLQEDGTPSDLKAKKLMEKALSGEPQHFEWKHQQQNGTVFFTEVSLNRLKIGEEYLLQAIVMDITGRKRAENLLKESEHKHRMVGELISDFAYSCIQKDGEYRVDWITGSFYHITGFSKKDMDNQFGWMFTVHPDDTPKAQQQLQDIKPGEKNIKIFRIISSQGQIIWLRNHIECVEENGNWRIYGAAQDISREKIYLEDLKRELEINQSLSRIYAPLISDSSSMEDVADIILQESLKLTHSENGYVGMVDPENQDMVVLTHSSMMVGCEMVDLDDKIRFPPSKNGNYPALWGHSLNTGKGIYTNQPETHKTSRGTPSGHIKVTNFISVPVMAEKELLGQIALANSRHDYDDNDLEALKRLAEFYALAIQRMRFKDDLLNSIKDKELLLREIHHRVKNNLQIIASLLNLQSAETQEEEAQEFCRVSQDRVRSMALIHEKLYKSPNISRINFYDYVKSLTEALFYNYTTHPGIVQLNLDIDNISLDLDTAIPCGLLLNELITNSLKYAFPDGNKGTITIKFKSLPSGEYQLVIGDDGIGLPPGFNLDRVETLGLQIVISLVKQIEGTLELEETSGTVYTINFKELSYKNRL, from the coding sequence TTGGAAAAAGATAACTATTTAGGAGAAATTAAAAGCTTTAGCACTTTAGAGGATGATTTAAACTCTCTAAAACCACATCAGCATATAGCTCTTCTTTATAATAACCCCCGGGAATGGAAAGAAACTATTATTCCTTTTATTAAGTGGGGCTTGGAAAAGGGTGAAAAATGTGTGTATATCCGGGACTCTTCCCAGGATAATAAGCTACAGGAGTATTTAAAAAAAGAGGGAGTGGAAGTAAATTTCTGTGAAAAATCAGGACAGTTAGTTATTCTGGATGAAAGTGAGGCCTACACTAAAGATGGTGATTTTAATTCTGATACCAGGATCCATTTAATTAAAACTGAAGCTCAGATAGCCAAGGATAAGGGCTTTAAAGCTCTAAGAATTTGTGGAGAGATGAGTTGGGTGCTGCATGATCAATCCGGATTAGATAGATTAATGGAATATGAGAGCCAGTTAAACCAGAACTTTACTTCTAAATATCCATCTTTAGCCATTTGCCAGTTTGATATGCAAAAATTTGACCCGGAAATCATAAAAGGAGTGATTATGACTCATCCGTATTTGATAAATGGAGGTGAAATTTATAAGAACTTCTATCATGTACCGGCCCATGAATTCCAGGATACTCCCCTGGCAGAAAAGGAAGTGGAAATCTGGCTTAATAATATAAAAAGAGAACATAAAATCCGCCTCAGGGAAGAATTATATGCTGAAGTATTGAGTAAATCTTCTCAGGCATTTGTTATCGGGCTTTCTGATGGAAAAATATTGTTTAATAATCCTGCTTTTAATGAACTGGTTGGTTACAGTCCTGATGAAATAAAGTCCTTAAACTGGGATAAAGATTTAACCTCACCAGAATGTCGTCATCAGGAAAAGATTATCCTGCAGGAAATGGAAAAAACTGGTCTTCCGGTACGCTATGAAAAAGAATATCTTAAAAAAGATGGTACCCGGGTACCCATAGAAATATTAACCCACCCCTCCTACAACCATGAGGGAGAATTGAAATATTATTATTCCTTTATCAATGATATCAGTTCCCGTAAAAAGGTGGAAGAAGAGCTTTTAATCAGCGAAAACAAATATCATACTCTTTTTGATAATGCAGAAAGTGGAATCTTTTTAATTCGTGATGGCTTTTTTATGGAGTGTAATCAAAAAGTTCTAGAGATTTTTGGGGTTTTAGAAGAGAATATACTGGGTAAAACCCCTGCTGATTTTTCTCCACCACTCCAGGAAGATGGAACACCTTCAGATCTGAAAGCCAAAAAATTGATGGAAAAAGCCCTCTCTGGTGAACCCCAGCACTTTGAATGGAAACACCAGCAACAAAACGGCACTGTATTTTTTACCGAGGTTAGTCTAAATCGCTTGAAAATAGGTGAAGAATATTTGCTTCAGGCTATTGTAATGGATATCACTGGAAGAAAAAGGGCTGAAAATCTCTTAAAAGAATCAGAACACAAACATCGTATGGTGGGTGAACTGATATCTGATTTTGCCTATTCCTGCATCCAGAAGGATGGAGAATACAGGGTGGACTGGATTACCGGTTCTTTTTACCATATAACAGGATTTAGTAAAAAAGATATGGATAATCAATTTGGCTGGATGTTCACCGTGCACCCGGATGATACTCCCAAAGCACAACAACAGTTACAGGATATAAAACCCGGTGAGAAAAATATTAAGATATTCCGGATTATCTCCAGCCAGGGGCAGATAATCTGGCTTAGAAACCATATAGAGTGTGTGGAAGAAAATGGAAATTGGCGTATCTATGGTGCTGCCCAGGATATCAGTCGGGAAAAAATATATCTGGAGGATTTAAAAAGGGAACTGGAAATTAACCAGTCACTCTCCCGAATATATGCTCCCCTTATTTCTGATAGTTCTTCCATGGAGGATGTGGCAGATATCATACTCCAGGAATCTTTAAAACTCACCCACAGTGAGAATGGTTATGTGGGTATGGTGGACCCTGAAAATCAGGACATGGTAGTTTTAACCCATAGCAGTATGATGGTGGGGTGTGAAATGGTGGATTTAGATGATAAAATTCGATTTCCTCCTTCTAAAAATGGCAATTATCCTGCTTTATGGGGCCATAGCCTGAATACGGGTAAGGGTATATATACTAACCAACCAGAAACCCATAAAACTTCCCGAGGGACACCTTCAGGCCATATTAAAGTTACTAACTTTATTTCCGTTCCTGTTATGGCTGAAAAAGAATTATTGGGACAGATTGCACTGGCCAATTCCCGCCATGATTATGATGACAATGATCTGGAAGCCCTGAAAAGGTTAGCTGAATTTTATGCCCTGGCCATTCAAAGGATGAGATTTAAAGATGATCTTCTAAATTCTATTAAGGACAAAGAACTGCTTTTAAGGGAAATCCACCACCGGGTAAAAAATAATCTGCAGATTATTGCCAGTTTACTTAATCTACAGTCAGCAGAAACCCAGGAGGAAGAAGCCCAGGAGTTTTGCCGGGTAAGCCAGGACAGAGTACGTAGCATGGCCCTTATACATGAAAAACTTTACAAATCACCTAATATATCCAGGATAAACTTTTATGATTATGTGAAAAGTTTAACCGAGGCCCTTTTTTACAATTATACCACCCATCCCGGTATAGTACAACTGAATCTGGATATTGATAACATATCCCTGGATCTGGATACTGCCATACCCTGCGGACTCCTTTTAAATGAACTGATAACCAATTCCCTGAAATATGCTTTTCCTGATGGCAATAAAGGAACTATAACCATTAAATTTAAATCACTACCATCTGGTGAGTATCAGCTGGTGATTGGTGATGATGGTATTGGTCTGCCACCTGGATTTAATCTGGATCGGGTGGAGACCCTGGGACTGCAAATTGTGATAAGCCTGGTAAAACAAATTGAAGGAACTCTGGAACTGGAAGAGACTTCTGGAACAGTTTATACTATCAACTTCAAGGAACTATCCTATAAAAACCGGCTGTAA
- a CDS encoding TIGR00341 family protein: MAYRLIIIILPEKKELDELKSIIHRYDVLNSWQVSSRENEIIYHVIIRRAKTESLINTLQKRFSYLEGFRINLLPIEASVPVPEPIFNKKEDEVTDTTLDDLKDRLDPQELINRLSRHELYASLSDISKLSPIYITMVILSAIVSAIGVLNNNVAVIIGAMVIAPFLGPNMALSLATNLGDVQLAKDSIKSNYVGVVIAFSLSLLLGMLFSVDPSVPEILLRARTNLGSITLAFASGIAGALAFTVGFSTTLIGVMVAVALLPPLVTSGLLFGSGEYALASGAFLLFFINLVCVNLAGVLTFKIQGIKAIYPEQISKSRKMIRLSLILWTALLLLLMVLILQYRGALDLLLLG, encoded by the coding sequence ATGGCTTATCGCTTAATTATAATCATACTACCTGAGAAAAAGGAGTTAGATGAACTAAAGAGTATCATCCATAGATATGATGTACTAAACTCCTGGCAAGTCAGTTCCCGGGAAAATGAGATTATTTATCATGTGATTATACGCCGGGCCAAAACTGAATCATTAATAAATACTTTGCAAAAACGTTTCTCTTATTTAGAGGGTTTTAGAATAAACCTTTTACCTATTGAAGCATCAGTACCAGTTCCAGAACCTATTTTTAATAAAAAAGAGGATGAAGTTACCGATACCACCCTGGATGATTTGAAAGACCGTCTGGATCCCCAGGAATTGATTAACCGCTTAAGTCGCCATGAATTATATGCCAGTTTGTCAGATATTTCTAAATTATCCCCTATTTACATCACCATGGTTATCCTATCGGCTATTGTATCTGCCATCGGCGTTTTGAATAACAATGTAGCGGTGATAATCGGGGCCATGGTAATTGCCCCTTTTTTAGGGCCTAACATGGCCCTGTCTCTGGCCACCAATCTGGGGGATGTGCAGTTAGCTAAAGATTCCATTAAAAGTAACTATGTGGGTGTTGTAATTGCCTTTAGTTTATCCCTGCTTCTGGGAATGTTATTTAGCGTGGACCCTTCAGTTCCAGAAATATTATTACGGGCCCGTACCAATCTGGGGAGTATAACCCTGGCTTTTGCCTCAGGTATTGCCGGTGCTCTGGCCTTTACAGTGGGATTTAGCACCACTCTAATCGGAGTCATGGTGGCGGTGGCTCTTTTACCACCACTGGTAACCTCTGGTTTACTATTTGGTTCTGGAGAATATGCCCTGGCTTCGGGTGCTTTTCTACTATTCTTTATTAACCTGGTTTGTGTAAATCTGGCCGGAGTTTTAACCTTTAAGATACAGGGTATAAAAGCCATCTATCCCGAGCAGATAAGTAAATCCCGGAAAATGATAAGACTATCCCTGATTTTGTGGACTGCACTCTTACTGTTACTCATGGTATTGATTTTACAGTACCGGGGAGCACTGGATCTTTTACTATTAGGTTAA
- a CDS encoding ARPP-1 family domain-containing protein — MNEVLSEYFSTLKMGKIQSHANMAVLPLVGKIEDSTYITLQEALESNSLHISEISQQGSVPELKVHNKGDIPVLLVDGEEVWGAKQNRVLNTSILLQEKSETIIPVSCTEQGRWSYNSNQFSDSGHVAASKIRRRKSASVSLSLNSCGEYLSNQTALWSDIEEISRDAQVESPTRALGDVYLSQKEDLNKYLEAFSSLDNQNGILVMINGEVVGLDIISSRAAYNLLHPKLVKSYALEAALKKDNSIKPEESLFTEFLDDLLKSSEEVHESVGYGKDHRFQSKNTIGSALIHNDKIIHTAFFKKERTVEYMESFSKRRRFRARR, encoded by the coding sequence ATGAATGAAGTATTATCGGAATATTTCTCCACTCTGAAAATGGGTAAAATTCAGTCCCATGCCAATATGGCAGTTCTGCCTTTAGTGGGGAAAATAGAAGATTCTACTTACATAACCCTGCAAGAAGCTCTGGAATCAAATTCTTTACATATTAGTGAAATAAGCCAGCAGGGATCTGTCCCGGAATTAAAAGTTCATAATAAGGGGGATATTCCGGTTCTTTTAGTGGATGGGGAGGAAGTCTGGGGTGCTAAGCAAAACCGGGTTTTAAATACATCCATACTCCTACAAGAAAAATCTGAAACCATTATACCGGTAAGCTGTACCGAGCAGGGTAGATGGAGTTACAACAGCAATCAGTTTTCTGATTCAGGGCATGTAGCAGCCAGCAAGATTCGGCGTAGAAAATCAGCATCAGTATCCTTATCCCTTAACTCATGTGGAGAGTACCTTTCCAATCAGACAGCTCTCTGGAGTGATATTGAAGAAATTTCCCGGGATGCCCAGGTAGAATCCCCCACCCGTGCTCTGGGTGATGTTTACCTATCCCAAAAAGAAGATTTGAATAAATACCTGGAAGCTTTTTCCAGTTTAGATAATCAAAACGGAATACTGGTGATGATAAATGGGGAAGTGGTGGGCCTGGATATCATATCATCCCGGGCGGCCTATAATCTACTTCACCCTAAGCTGGTGAAAAGTTATGCTCTGGAAGCAGCTTTAAAGAAAGATAATTCCATAAAACCGGAAGAATCTCTTTTCACTGAATTCTTAGATGATCTACTAAAATCCAGTGAAGAGGTGCACGAATCCGTGGGCTATGGAAAGGATCATAGATTCCAGAGTAAAAACACTATTGGATCTGCCTTAATCCATAATGATAAGATTATACATACTGCTTTTTTCAAAAAAGAAAGGACCGTAGAATATATGGAGAGTTTTTCTAAAAGGCGCAGATTCAGGGCCAGGAGGTAG
- a CDS encoding type II CAAX endopeptidase family protein, producing MNSNTTQPPEPVQVSEKRNLYLFFIITFLFSWFFWIPPILIGQGIPFPSILADFFLGPFNLGAWGPFVAAFLLTYYNKGKNGVIQLLKRGVDYKFHKIWYLPILLLMPFITGAALLIASVLGDPLPNLSIFYEPWLILFWFFYLLLLGGPLQEEFGWRGYALDRLQSSRSALTSSIILGVVWAVWHFPLNFGTGAAGPQYGMALSLFIGALITMSLMSILFTWIYNNTGRSILAVLLFHASLNLSTFILFPVFEVQSALLFYLILMLVTVVMVLIIWGRKTLMKDKKFRVKE from the coding sequence ATGAATTCAAATACCACCCAACCCCCTGAACCTGTGCAGGTATCTGAAAAAAGGAACTTATATTTATTTTTTATAATAACCTTTCTATTTTCCTGGTTTTTCTGGATACCCCCCATATTAATTGGTCAGGGAATACCATTCCCCTCCATTTTAGCTGACTTTTTCCTGGGACCCTTTAATTTAGGTGCCTGGGGTCCCTTTGTCGCCGCATTTTTATTAACCTACTACAATAAAGGTAAAAATGGTGTTATTCAATTATTAAAAAGAGGAGTAGACTATAAATTTCATAAAATATGGTATTTACCAATCTTATTACTGATGCCCTTTATTACCGGAGCCGCACTACTTATTGCCTCAGTTCTGGGAGATCCCCTGCCTAATTTAAGTATTTTCTATGAACCCTGGTTAATATTATTCTGGTTTTTTTATCTCTTGCTCCTGGGAGGTCCCCTGCAGGAAGAATTTGGATGGAGAGGCTATGCCCTGGACCGCTTGCAATCAAGCCGCAGTGCACTAACATCCAGTATCATCCTGGGTGTAGTATGGGCGGTGTGGCACTTCCCCTTAAACTTCGGCACAGGAGCGGCCGGACCACAATATGGCATGGCCCTATCTCTATTTATAGGGGCTCTTATAACCATGAGCTTAATGTCCATCTTATTTACCTGGATATACAATAATACCGGTAGAAGTATCCTGGCTGTTTTACTATTCCATGCTTCTTTGAATTTATCCACCTTCATCCTGTTCCCGGTTTTTGAAGTACAAAGCGCCCTATTATTTTATTTGATATTGATGTTAGTTACCGTGGTGATGGTTCTAATAATCTGGGGTAGGAAAACTTTGATGAAGGATAAAAAATTTAGGGTAAAGGAATAA